Proteins found in one Deltaproteobacteria bacterium IMCC39524 genomic segment:
- a CDS encoding M48 family metalloprotease: MLAKLLPYLLLLSIITSGCAINPVTGEKEFNFVSQDTELKIGAEQYAPSRQMQGGDYLTDPQITAYVSSVGNRIAAFSDRKLPYEFKVINDSTPNAWALPGGKIAINRGLLVELQSEAELAAVLSHEIVHAAARHSAEGMERGMLMQGAVMAAGLAVGGTGYADYVVGGAGLAANLINQKYGREAESESDYYGMKYMVRAGYDPTAAVTLQETFVRLAEGKNSSWLEGLFSSHPPSRARVEANRRTLKEFPPGGEVGRERYRAKIASLLKNKAAYDHLDAGRKALKAGKTDTALSDAEKALEMEPREPLFHSLRGDVRFKQNRYQDAVINYDRALQLNNDFFLFYLQRGLANEKLGYGDKAYNDLEQSVKRLPTAPAMKALGDISQARGNHQEAKAFYRNAAGSKTPDGKEALASLIRLDLQDNPQNYLPVRFGLDSQKYLVAQVDNSTNETVTDVIVSIEFIDARGRRQQAQYKVSGHIGPGKKAMVSTGIGPDPKISNVKGGVVKARLGP, translated from the coding sequence ATGCTTGCAAAACTTCTCCCTTATCTCTTGCTGCTCTCCATCATCACGTCTGGTTGCGCCATTAATCCGGTCACCGGGGAGAAAGAATTCAACTTTGTCTCCCAGGACACTGAACTGAAGATTGGCGCTGAACAGTACGCACCGAGTCGTCAGATGCAGGGTGGTGATTATTTGACCGACCCTCAGATCACGGCATACGTGAGCAGCGTCGGCAACCGGATTGCCGCATTCAGTGATCGAAAACTTCCTTACGAATTCAAAGTTATCAACGATTCTACGCCCAACGCCTGGGCCTTGCCGGGTGGCAAGATCGCGATCAATCGTGGTTTGCTCGTTGAACTGCAAAGTGAAGCCGAGTTAGCCGCTGTGCTCAGTCATGAGATTGTGCACGCAGCCGCTCGCCACAGCGCCGAGGGGATGGAGCGGGGCATGCTGATGCAAGGCGCTGTGATGGCTGCCGGGTTGGCTGTTGGCGGAACTGGTTATGCAGATTATGTCGTTGGTGGGGCTGGTCTTGCCGCCAACTTGATTAACCAGAAGTATGGCCGGGAGGCCGAGAGCGAATCTGATTATTACGGGATGAAATACATGGTTCGCGCCGGGTATGATCCGACGGCTGCCGTCACCTTACAGGAAACTTTTGTCCGGTTGGCCGAGGGTAAAAACAGTAGCTGGTTGGAGGGCTTGTTCTCCAGCCATCCTCCTTCACGGGCGCGTGTGGAGGCTAACCGCAGGACACTGAAAGAATTTCCACCCGGTGGTGAGGTTGGGCGGGAGCGCTATCGGGCCAAGATTGCTTCCCTGCTCAAGAATAAAGCGGCTTACGATCATCTTGATGCCGGCCGTAAGGCCCTCAAGGCCGGCAAGACCGACACTGCCCTGTCTGACGCAGAAAAAGCCCTTGAAATGGAGCCTCGCGAGCCTCTGTTCCATTCTTTACGTGGTGATGTTCGCTTTAAACAGAACCGCTACCAGGATGCTGTGATCAATTATGATCGTGCGTTGCAGCTTAATAATGATTTCTTCCTCTTCTATCTGCAGCGGGGTTTGGCCAACGAGAAGCTGGGCTATGGTGACAAGGCCTACAATGACCTCGAACAGAGCGTGAAGCGCTTGCCAACCGCTCCCGCGATGAAGGCCCTGGGCGACATTTCACAAGCCAGAGGCAATCACCAGGAAGCAAAGGCCTTTTATCGCAACGCTGCGGGCTCAAAAACTCCAGACGGAAAGGAGGCTCTGGCCTCTCTGATCCGTCTGGACCTGCAGGACAACCCGCAAAATTACCTCCCTGTGCGTTTCGGCCTTGACAGTCAGAAATACCTAGTCGCCCAGGTTGATAACTCCACGAATGAAACCGTTACCGATGTTATTGTCAGCATTGAGTTTATTGATGCCAGAGGTCGTCGGCAGCAAGCGCAATACAAAGTCAGTGGACACATTGGCCCGGGCAAAAAGGCTATGGTCAGCACCGGGATTGGTCCTGATCCCAAGATCTCAAATGTTAAGGGAGGCGTGGTTAAGGCACGTCTGGGTCCTTAA
- a CDS encoding DUF5706 domain-containing protein gives MEQPVTEEAVLPRLMASNALRANLSKHMTLNQMADQKASMIMTAASLMLTISVTQYDKLGLQIFAILMATGGMAILFSIFAIIPVLHVKGVLNLFYFRSFEQVSEEEFKTAFKETLADKDKLYDAYLREIYYLGKHRLTRKYFWIRNGLWSLLTGLVVAALLTCLRFF, from the coding sequence ATGGAGCAACCTGTTACAGAAGAAGCTGTCTTGCCACGCCTGATGGCCAGCAATGCCTTACGCGCCAACCTGTCTAAGCATATGACCTTGAATCAGATGGCTGATCAAAAGGCCTCGATGATTATGACGGCAGCGTCCTTGATGTTGACGATATCGGTGACTCAGTACGACAAACTCGGTTTGCAGATTTTTGCAATCCTGATGGCGACAGGGGGGATGGCGATCCTTTTTTCCATCTTTGCCATTATCCCCGTTTTACATGTTAAAGGTGTTCTCAACCTTTTTTATTTCAGGTCTTTTGAGCAAGTCAGTGAAGAAGAGTTCAAAACTGCTTTTAAAGAAACGCTGGCTGACAAGGACAAACTCTACGATGCGTACCTTCGAGAGATTTATTATCTCGGTAAGCATCGATTGACCCGGAAATATTTCTGGATTCGCAACGGATTGTGGTCACTCCTGACCGGTTTGGTTGTTGCCGCACTCTTAACCTGTTTGCGATTTTTCTAG
- a CDS encoding antitoxin — protein MMRYRDIYMKTIDKWGEEAQYDQMIEECAELIATLQHFARGKVEKNVVVDELADVFLMVGQLTYMFGEDDLHAAVETKIAKLKLLLEE, from the coding sequence ATGATGCGCTATCGCGATATCTATATGAAAACGATCGACAAGTGGGGGGAAGAAGCCCAATACGATCAGATGATCGAAGAGTGTGCGGAACTGATTGCCACTCTACAGCATTTTGCCCGGGGCAAGGTGGAGAAGAATGTGGTCGTTGATGAACTCGCTGATGTGTTCCTCATGGTTGGTCAGTTGACCTATATGTTCGGCGAGGATGATTTACATGCAGCGGTTGAAACTAAAATTGCCAAGTTAAAACTTCTTCTCGAAGAGTAA